In Stomoxys calcitrans chromosome 2, idStoCalc2.1, whole genome shotgun sequence, the following proteins share a genomic window:
- the LOC106087320 gene encoding uncharacterized protein LOC106087320 isoform X6 — protein sequence MAGTKKTTEAKSVWNQYFSDQELFGVIRQDVIRTFPGVDFFRKPAIQNIMSNILFYYARDHPYMCYRQGMHEILAPVLFVLYGDHQSLLHYIEIANNLDIDKTLLDVINPSFLEADAYFLFSRIMSCIESYYRVCDDSKNSNCESPNKENGIAYTSEAEVVGQLNFIRDKILAKEDLHLHNYLKKLDIPLHLFGIRWLRLLFGREFALLDLLILWDAIFADSDRFDLPNYILVAMLIRIRHKLLLSDYTTCLTYLMRYPQNVDVNLILRHALHMKMPKKYDRPTNAFIYFTMPSAPRTQYMSSSPKSNAKRDIPSQEDPGRATCCRSLEANGIRAMEKEITLMQTRNAVDDALLAKFRSASEENGWAMDGYKSNVHKTEKYIENLQLLRLELKNAQTVVTVARSKLEVYLHTLRQHVSQPTPPVCEALDGIEELCKFLDVTFIFPSLLVSGPIDQALEANEQQNFQGKTELSNKHSRHFMPQSPDLLSTSSEIPRTTTYERPDNGFMNESSHILGNIKEIELIPIISGENLVDQLDGVPGDVISNKTSVEKGRLPIANPLCLESYSKHL from the exons AGCGTTTGGAATCAGTATTTTAGTGACCAGGAATTATTTGGAGTTATCCGTCAAGATGTGATACGAACCTTTCCAGGAGTAGATTTCTTTCGTAAGCCCGCTATTCAAAATATAATG AGTAACATACTATTTTATTATGCCCGTGATCATCCTTACATGTGCTACCGCCAAGGCATGCATGAAATATTAGCACCCGTTCTCTTTGTCTTGTATGGAGACCATCAAAGTTTATTGCACTATATAGAGATCGCAAACAATTTGGACATCGA TAAAACATTATTGGATGTGATTAACCCCTCTTTCCTGGAAGCCGATGCTTA TTTTTTATTTTCCCGCATCATGTCGTGCATTGAGTCGTACTATCGTGTGTGCGACGATTCTAAAAATTCCAACTGTGAGTCGCCGAATAAGGAA AACGGCATAGCTTATACTTCTGAAGCTGAAGTAGTAGGCCAACTCAATTTCATACgcgacaaaattttagctaaagaGGATTTGCACCTACACAACTATTTGAAAAAGCTTGACATTCCATTGCATCTTTTTGGAAT ACGCTGGTTGCGCTTATTGTTTGGTCGTGAATTTGCGTTGCTAGACCTTCTTATTTTGTGGGACGCTATTTTTGCAGACAGTGACAGGTTTGATTTGCCAAACTATATACTGGTGGCGATGCTAATAAGAATACGGCATAAGT TACTTCTGAGCGACTATACAACGTGTTTGACGTACTTAATGCGCTACCCTCAAAATGTGGACGTTAATCTAATATTAAGACACGCGCTACACATGAAAATGCCAAAGAAATATGATCGACCTACAAACGCCTTTATTTACTTTACAATGCCTTCTGCACCCCGAACGCAGTATATGTCATCTTCACCCAAAAGCAATGCAAAGAGGGATATTCCCTCACAAGAAGACCCTGGTCGCGCAACTTGCTGTAGGTCATTGGAAGCAAACGGCATAAGGGCGATGGAAAAGGAAATAACATTGATGCAAACTCGAAACGCCGTCGACGATGCTTTGTTGGCTAAATTTAGATCTGCTTCAGAGGAGAACGGTTGGGCCATGGATGGCTACAAAAGCAATGTACATAAAACCGAAAAATACATTGAG AATTTACAATTACTGCGATTGGAACTTAAAAACGCACAGACCGTTGTAACTGTCGCCCGTAGTAAGCTGGAAGTATATTTGCATACGTTGCGCCAACATGTGTCCCAACCTACACCCCCAGTTTGCGAAGCGTTGGATGGTATCGAGGaactgtgtaaatttttagatgTGACATTCATTTTTCCCTCTCTGTTAGTAAGTGGTCCCATTGATCAAGCCCTGGAAGCAAATGAACAACAGAACTTTCAAGGGAAGACTGAATTATCGAATAAACATTCACGCCATTTCATGCCGCAATCACCCGACTTATTATCCACCAGCAGTGAAATTCCCCGAACAACAACATACGAGCGTCCTGACAATGGATTCATGAACGAATCTTCACATATATTGGGCAACATTAAAGAAATCGAATTGATTCCCATAATATCGGGTGAAAACTTAGTGGATCAATTAGATGGTGTTCCTGGTGATGTGATTAGCAATAAAACCAGCGTTGAAAAGGGTAGGCTACCTATTGCCAATCCTTTATGTCTAGAAAGTTATAGCAAacatttgtaa